One part of the Vibrio hyugaensis genome encodes these proteins:
- a CDS encoding OmpA family protein, whose product MKATIRLLSGMIAGAILAGCSADAYVSQENREKFADVNVSKFLISECLAPQREIHIAVAEHFDFDKSIIREADAVSLDAFIRDIQGLSGRITIVGHTDFKGSDEYNEKLSMRRAESVEAYLQQQLDPEQYDWEVKHFGESQPLALGKSDQARAENRRAYVMFEEAKKYEEMPFCEPPKPERKIYMAMTPHFDFDKSELKPEDLSQLDDFIAKLQGLEGSIMVAGHTDQVGARSYNEALAERRAQTVVEYLKTKLDPSQFVWEVKAFGELQPVINEDSPEANALNRRAFIVFKESELGQPTE is encoded by the coding sequence ATGAAAGCGACGATTCGTTTGTTAAGCGGCATGATCGCAGGGGCAATATTGGCAGGATGTTCGGCTGACGCATATGTGAGCCAAGAGAACCGAGAAAAATTTGCTGACGTGAATGTCTCCAAGTTTCTAATCAGTGAATGTTTAGCACCGCAACGAGAAATCCATATCGCGGTTGCTGAGCACTTCGACTTCGATAAATCCATCATTCGTGAAGCTGATGCGGTAAGCCTAGACGCGTTCATCCGTGATATTCAGGGCTTGAGCGGACGTATTACGATTGTTGGTCATACCGATTTTAAAGGCTCTGACGAATACAACGAGAAGCTGTCTATGCGCCGCGCTGAATCGGTAGAAGCGTATCTACAGCAACAACTCGACCCTGAGCAATACGATTGGGAAGTGAAACACTTTGGTGAGTCGCAACCATTGGCGTTGGGTAAATCTGATCAAGCGCGAGCAGAAAACCGTCGTGCTTACGTGATGTTTGAAGAGGCGAAGAAATACGAAGAAATGCCTTTCTGTGAGCCGCCAAAACCAGAGCGTAAGATCTACATGGCGATGACACCGCACTTTGATTTCGATAAGTCGGAATTAAAACCGGAAGACCTTTCACAATTAGATGATTTCATCGCAAAACTGCAAGGCTTAGAGGGTAGCATTATGGTCGCTGGTCATACTGACCAAGTCGGTGCTCGCTCTTATAATGAAGCACTGGCAGAACGTCGTGCTCAGACTGTGGTGGAATACTTGAAGACGAAACTTGACCCATCGCAGTTTGTTTGGGAAGTAAAAGCCTTTGGTGAACTTCAACCTGTGATCAACGAAGACTCTCCAGAAGCCAATGCTTTAAACCGCCGTGCGTTTATCGTATTTAAAGAGAGCGAACTGGGACAACCGACTGAATAA
- the fhuB gene encoding Fe(3+)-hydroxamate ABC transporter permease FhuB: MRIQHYLGYLALIVLLSVLSLQIDTDLPFSAQWQLALDPDVASEFSDVFFVQAQLPRLCITLLVGAMLGLTGSLMQQLTQNNLTSPLTLGTSSGAWLVLVIVNIWFVDWVADYSALAAMVGALVAFGLIVSIAGVRNMTGLPLVVSGMVINILLGSVATAIIILNAQFAQNIFMWGAGNLTQYSWEWFEWLLPRTAVAVIIIAVAPRILTVLKLGQEGATARGLSVMPAFGGLMLLGIWLVSASITAVGIISFIGLLTPNIARAMGARTPRDELISSLLLGAVLLLITDSAAIFLSLWLEETIPSGVAAAAIGAPALIWFTRKKLTATDQLNLSMSQGKTHLSKLAVWGFVAMAVIGVFAYAFITHGANGIQFAVPGEFQWQLRWPRMVTALSVGIALSIAGIILQRIVYNPLASPDILGVSSGATFAIIITGVMVGSVLAAFNWGIAFLGSMIVLMLLLVIGKRSHFNPSNFVLSGIALTALLEALVQFALAQGSGDSYEILLWLTGSTYRVTGTTALFLLLAVLLLLVGVFAMSRWLTLISIGRAFSNARGLNPSSANTIMLTVVALLCAFSTATVGPISFVGLVAPHMAMMLGARRIKEQLVVGSLVGATLMIWADWVGQIAIYPSQIAAGTLVAIIGSTYFLFLMLKSKFN, translated from the coding sequence ATGAGAATACAGCATTACTTAGGTTATCTTGCGCTGATTGTTCTGCTCAGTGTATTGAGCCTTCAAATCGATACAGACTTGCCTTTCAGTGCGCAGTGGCAACTCGCTCTGGATCCAGATGTTGCCAGTGAATTTAGCGACGTTTTCTTTGTACAAGCGCAATTACCTCGCCTCTGTATCACACTCCTTGTGGGTGCGATGCTTGGTCTAACGGGTAGCTTGATGCAACAATTGACTCAAAACAACCTGACGTCCCCTCTCACTCTAGGAACGTCATCCGGTGCATGGTTGGTATTGGTTATCGTCAATATTTGGTTTGTCGATTGGGTGGCGGATTACTCTGCTCTAGCGGCAATGGTCGGTGCTCTGGTGGCGTTTGGTCTGATTGTCTCTATAGCAGGCGTGCGTAATATGACGGGCTTGCCTCTGGTGGTTTCTGGTATGGTGATTAACATCCTGCTTGGATCTGTCGCGACTGCCATCATCATCTTGAACGCACAATTTGCTCAAAACATCTTCATGTGGGGCGCTGGCAACCTAACCCAATACAGTTGGGAATGGTTTGAATGGCTGCTTCCTCGTACCGCTGTCGCTGTGATCATCATTGCCGTTGCGCCAAGAATTCTTACCGTACTCAAGTTGGGGCAAGAGGGTGCAACCGCTCGTGGGCTGTCTGTGATGCCTGCATTTGGTGGTTTAATGCTGCTGGGTATTTGGCTAGTTTCTGCCTCAATTACCGCAGTCGGCATCATCAGCTTTATCGGCTTACTCACCCCAAACATTGCCCGAGCGATGGGGGCAAGAACGCCACGAGATGAGTTGATCAGCAGTTTGTTATTAGGCGCGGTTTTGCTCTTAATCACCGACTCCGCTGCGATCTTCTTGAGTCTCTGGTTAGAAGAAACCATTCCTAGTGGCGTAGCTGCCGCAGCCATTGGTGCACCTGCATTAATTTGGTTCACGCGCAAAAAGCTAACTGCCACAGACCAACTCAACCTATCAATGAGTCAGGGTAAAACTCACCTTTCTAAACTCGCGGTTTGGGGTTTTGTTGCTATGGCGGTCATTGGTGTCTTTGCTTATGCGTTTATTACTCACGGCGCAAATGGCATTCAATTCGCTGTGCCGGGTGAATTCCAATGGCAGCTTCGTTGGCCTCGTATGGTCACCGCCTTGTCTGTCGGTATTGCTCTTTCAATCGCAGGCATCATATTGCAGCGTATTGTCTATAACCCATTGGCGAGCCCAGATATTCTTGGCGTGTCTTCTGGCGCGACTTTCGCCATTATCATTACCGGAGTGATGGTGGGTTCTGTTCTTGCTGCGTTCAATTGGGGTATTGCCTTCTTGGGCAGCATGATTGTATTGATGTTGTTACTGGTGATCGGTAAGCGTAGTCACTTCAATCCATCGAACTTTGTTCTGTCGGGTATTGCGTTAACAGCGCTACTCGAAGCTCTGGTGCAGTTTGCTTTGGCACAAGGTTCTGGCGATAGCTATGAAATCCTACTTTGGCTGACGGGCTCTACCTACCGAGTGACGGGAACCACGGCGCTATTCTTGTTACTGGCTGTGCTCTTGCTTCTTGTTGGTGTCTTTGCGATGTCACGCTGGCTAACCTTGATTTCCATTGGGCGAGCGTTTTCTAATGCACGTGGGCTAAATCCCTCAAGCGCTAACACCATCATGCTGACGGTTGTCGCCTTATTGTGTGCTTTCTCAACCGCTACCGTCGGTCCGATTTCATTTGTCGGTTTAGTTGCCCCACACATGGCAATGATGCTTGGCGCTCGACGCATTAAAGAGCAGTTGGTGGTGGGCAGCTTAGTTGGTGCTACCTTGATGATCTGGGCAGATTGGGTGGGTCAAATCGCCATCTATCCAAGTCAAATCGCAGCTGGCACCCTAGTCGCTATTATTGGTAGTACTTACTTCCTGTTCTTGATGCTCAAAAGCAAGTTCAATTAG
- a CDS encoding mechanosensitive ion channel family protein: protein MEKVQLVVDFLLTHKIVFTALILLFIILLRRLILSRIRGDDAFITEEQRNWMSRTKNGTFAITLLVLFILWQSEISEFALSVTAIAVAIVVASKEIILCFTGSIQRASSRSFRIGDWIEVGKLCGEVIEHNMMATVIQEIDLHHGQYHYTGKTATLPNSMFFTYPVKNLNFMKRYVYHNFSVVVKDFVNLFPILPLLTDKIDEHCSYFADVAHRYNAMIEKHAGVDLPGAEPHIHISSNINGEQIVHIMIFCPTDKANHLEHLIRKDFMELYEQRFPMNTEH from the coding sequence ATGGAGAAAGTGCAGTTAGTCGTCGATTTTCTTCTCACTCACAAAATTGTATTTACCGCATTAATCCTGCTGTTCATCATTCTTCTGCGTCGTTTGATTCTGTCTCGAATCCGCGGTGACGATGCCTTTATTACAGAAGAACAACGCAACTGGATGTCGAGAACCAAAAACGGCACGTTTGCTATCACCTTGCTGGTTCTGTTTATCTTATGGCAGTCGGAAATCAGTGAGTTTGCACTCAGTGTCACAGCGATTGCAGTGGCAATTGTGGTGGCTTCTAAAGAGATCATCCTTTGTTTCACCGGCTCTATCCAACGTGCCAGTTCGCGTTCGTTCCGTATTGGCGATTGGATTGAAGTAGGTAAGTTATGTGGTGAAGTGATCGAACACAACATGATGGCAACGGTGATCCAAGAGATCGACCTGCATCATGGTCAATACCATTACACGGGCAAAACGGCTACGTTGCCTAACAGCATGTTTTTCACCTACCCAGTGAAGAACCTCAACTTTATGAAGCGCTACGTTTATCACAACTTCTCCGTGGTGGTGAAAGACTTCGTCAACCTATTCCCAATTCTGCCACTACTGACGGATAAAATAGACGAACATTGTAGTTACTTCGCTGATGTCGCGCACCGCTACAATGCGATGATCGAGAAACATGCAGGCGTTGATCTACCAGGCGCAGAACCGCACATCCATATTTCGAGTAACATCAACGGTGAGCAAATCGTGCACATCATGATCTTCTGTCCAACGGATAAAGCAAACCACTTAGAGCACCTAATTCGTAAAGACTTTATGGAGCTTTATGAGCAACGATTTCCAATGAATACTGAACATTAA